A section of the Roseivirga sp. BDSF3-8 genome encodes:
- a CDS encoding SDR family oxidoreductase: MSDRILVTGGTGTIGYHLLKYLKEQDTPFTVFARNPKKAATLKGRGYEVILGDFDDKDSVDEAMQGIGKLFLNSPAGPQQVDHQRTVIEAAISNKVKHIVKVSTIDASPDSSLNIGRWHYEIEKAIRDSGIGYTFLHANGFMQNFFAYADSIRNLGRIYAPFAQGKYSAVDARDVAMVAARILAGESQENQEYELTGPTAVGMRDVARAISTAINKEVRYVPIAPEDARSNMRNSGMPDWLVEDMLELSKKYEEGHGSRVSGHIRNVTGNRATDLSRFTEENWRQFA, encoded by the coding sequence ATGAGCGATCGAATTCTTGTGACCGGTGGGACAGGTACCATCGGCTATCACCTTCTTAAGTACCTAAAGGAGCAGGATACGCCTTTTACCGTATTCGCCAGGAATCCAAAAAAGGCGGCCACATTAAAAGGCAGAGGCTATGAAGTAATTCTTGGTGACTTTGACGATAAAGACTCTGTTGATGAGGCTATGCAGGGAATAGGTAAGCTTTTTCTGAATTCACCTGCTGGACCACAACAGGTGGACCATCAAAGAACGGTGATAGAGGCTGCTATCTCTAATAAAGTAAAACACATTGTGAAGGTTTCCACTATTGATGCCTCCCCGGACAGCTCGCTGAATATTGGCCGCTGGCATTATGAAATAGAAAAAGCAATACGTGACTCAGGGATTGGCTATACTTTTTTACACGCTAATGGATTTATGCAGAATTTTTTCGCATATGCTGATAGTATAAGGAATTTGGGCCGAATTTATGCACCATTTGCTCAGGGTAAATACAGCGCGGTAGATGCCAGGGATGTGGCTATGGTAGCTGCGCGTATTTTAGCTGGTGAAAGTCAGGAAAACCAGGAGTATGAACTTACGGGCCCTACGGCGGTTGGTATGCGAGATGTGGCAAGAGCAATAAGCACAGCCATTAACAAGGAGGTACGCTACGTACCCATAGCCCCGGAGGATGCGCGCAGCAATATGCGGAATTCAGGCATGCCGGACTGGTTGGTAGAAGATATGCTGGAGCTATCGAAAAAGTATGAGGAAGGTCATGGCAGCCGGGTTAGCGGCCACATCAGAAATGTGACCGGCAACCGGGCTACCGACCTTAGCCGCTTTACTGAGGAAAACTGGCGGCAGTTTGCCTGA
- a CDS encoding decaprenyl-phosphate phosphoribosyltransferase, which translates to MLNTVEAEKGSLMSQTATLLRLIRVKHWVKNTFLFIPAFFAGTLFRAEGLLQLIAGFFAFSFIASAVYIMNDYRDIESDRQHPVKSKRPLASGAVSPRAGLSYMSILLVTGLAIGLILSPYFLAFLGVYFVMNIAYSMGLKNISILDIFIIALGFLLRTVSGGILAEVPISQWLIIMVFLLAVFLGLAKRRDDLVLAEQEGKVLRKASEKYNLVYVNNCLTMLAAVIVVAYLMYCLSDEVIQRFESPYLFYTSVFVIAGMMRYLQITLVEQNSGSPTKVLYKDAFIRITLLLWILAFMVLIYANKLF; encoded by the coding sequence ATGTTAAATACCGTTGAGGCTGAAAAGGGATCGTTGATGTCGCAAACAGCTACCTTACTCCGGCTCATCAGGGTGAAACATTGGGTTAAAAATACCTTTTTGTTCATTCCTGCATTTTTTGCCGGTACCTTGTTCAGAGCGGAGGGACTTCTCCAGCTCATAGCAGGATTTTTTGCATTTAGTTTCATTGCCAGTGCCGTTTATATCATGAATGACTACCGTGATATAGAGAGTGACCGGCAGCATCCGGTCAAGAGTAAAAGACCCCTGGCATCCGGGGCTGTCTCGCCCAGGGCGGGGCTTAGCTATATGAGCATCTTATTAGTAACTGGTCTGGCTATAGGCCTCATCCTTTCCCCTTATTTTCTGGCTTTCCTTGGGGTTTATTTTGTAATGAATATTGCCTATTCCATGGGCCTTAAGAATATCAGCATACTTGATATTTTTATCATTGCCCTGGGGTTTTTGCTGCGTACCGTTTCGGGCGGTATACTGGCCGAGGTGCCTATCAGCCAGTGGCTTATTATCATGGTTTTTCTGCTGGCCGTATTTCTTGGGCTGGCTAAGCGCCGCGACGACCTGGTACTGGCAGAGCAGGAAGGGAAAGTACTGCGTAAAGCGAGCGAGAAATACAACCTTGTTTACGTGAATAACTGCCTCACCATGCTGGCGGCCGTGATCGTAGTGGCCTACCTGATGTACTGTCTTAGCGATGAGGTCATCCAGCGTTTTGAATCACCTTACCTTTTTTACACCAGTGTGTTCGTTATCGCCGGGATGATGCGTTACCTGCAGATAACCCTGGTGGAACAAAACAGCGGTTCCCCTACAAAAGTATTGTACAAGGATGCTTTTATCCGGATTACCCTGTTATTGTGGATCCTCGCCTTCATGGTACTTATCTACGCCAATAAATTGTTCTGA
- a CDS encoding HEAT repeat domain-containing protein translates to MVRYLKKASPVQAERAIEKLSLAGDRALPVMKLLLEEGNWHLRLQAVKCLSGMKGEESMELLKTALRDPIEKVSEQACEALAKRNLNEPDRQYVEQTHRQLAHGKSAHEEKARKLADSIKQKKESVNTRFKRGLEKHSDLAVHHIGYYQRRKAIRFGMIETGTLAIIAGALLLLLSFAGSFSKLPYAELFFQAMSTVCLGSGSYQLVKARLIR, encoded by the coding sequence GTGGTGAGATATTTAAAAAAGGCGAGCCCCGTCCAGGCAGAACGCGCCATAGAAAAATTAAGCCTGGCTGGCGACCGGGCTCTTCCGGTAATGAAGTTACTGCTGGAAGAGGGCAACTGGCATCTGCGGTTACAGGCCGTAAAGTGTCTGTCCGGAATGAAGGGAGAGGAAAGTATGGAGCTACTGAAAACAGCCCTGCGAGACCCTATAGAGAAGGTAAGTGAGCAGGCTTGTGAAGCTCTTGCTAAGCGCAACCTAAATGAACCTGACCGGCAATATGTGGAGCAGACGCACCGTCAACTGGCACACGGCAAATCTGCGCACGAAGAAAAAGCACGTAAACTGGCCGATTCCATAAAGCAGAAAAAGGAAAGTGTGAACACACGGTTTAAAAGAGGACTGGAAAAACACTCTGACCTGGCTGTACACCATATAGGGTACTATCAGCGGCGCAAAGCTATCCGTTTTGGCATGATCGAGACAGGCACGCTCGCTATCATTGCCGGAGCTTTACTTCTACTACTGAGTTTTGCAGGCAGCTTTTCCAAGCTCCCGTACGCTGAACTTTTCTTTCAGGCTATGAGCACCGTTTGCCTGGGTAGTGGCAGCTACCAACTGGTGAAAGCCCGGCTTATAAGGTGA
- a CDS encoding FAD-binding protein gives MSLQEVSNWGNYPKMEAEVKTFSEVSEAEAYLSGTKVPVIPRGNGRCYGDASLEEHILSTLRYDKLLEFDREQGILECQSGITLDQVLEVVVPSGWFVPVTPGTKFITVGGAIASDVHGKNHHAEGCFADHVLEMDVLTGTGELITCGPSFQQELFEATRGGMGLTGLITRVHFKLKPVRSSYIYQKQIKARNLDEAFDLFQEYKDYTYSVSWIDCFQTGKDLGRSILMVGEHAELEELSASQKRDPLKVHDKRLLTMPVYLPGMALNPLSIRSFNFLYYLKNTKKLQEGTVDYNGFFYPLDAILEWNKMYGRKGFVQYQFVLPMETSRKGLEDILNRINAKGLGSFLAVLKLFGKQDNLISFPMEGYTLALDFPVRDGLFPFLDELDKVVHDLGGRLYLSKDARMSKEAFLQGYPRAEEFIRLVKKYNPQNTYNSIQAKRLGITT, from the coding sequence ATGTCATTACAGGAAGTTTCGAACTGGGGCAATTACCCTAAAATGGAGGCTGAGGTAAAGACCTTTTCAGAGGTAAGCGAAGCCGAAGCCTACCTCTCCGGTACAAAGGTCCCGGTGATACCGCGTGGTAATGGCCGCTGCTATGGCGATGCTTCGCTGGAAGAGCACATACTGAGCACTCTGCGATATGATAAGTTGCTGGAGTTTGACAGGGAGCAAGGCATACTTGAATGCCAGTCCGGGATTACCCTGGACCAGGTGCTGGAAGTAGTGGTGCCATCAGGTTGGTTTGTGCCGGTTACGCCCGGCACTAAGTTCATAACGGTGGGGGGTGCCATAGCCTCAGATGTACATGGTAAGAATCACCATGCCGAAGGCTGCTTTGCAGATCACGTGCTGGAGATGGATGTACTTACCGGTACCGGAGAGCTCATTACATGTGGTCCGTCTTTTCAGCAGGAGCTTTTCGAAGCCACCCGTGGAGGGATGGGACTTACCGGTCTGATCACGCGTGTGCACTTTAAACTTAAGCCTGTACGCAGCAGCTACATATACCAGAAGCAGATAAAGGCACGTAACCTGGATGAGGCCTTTGACCTGTTCCAGGAATATAAAGATTATACCTACTCCGTATCATGGATAGACTGCTTTCAAACAGGAAAAGACCTGGGCAGAAGCATCCTGATGGTAGGCGAGCATGCCGAATTGGAGGAGTTGAGCGCTTCCCAAAAACGTGATCCGCTCAAGGTGCATGATAAGCGGTTGCTAACCATGCCGGTCTACCTGCCGGGTATGGCGCTAAATCCCCTTTCCATCCGTTCATTTAATTTCCTGTACTACCTTAAGAACACGAAAAAGCTGCAGGAAGGCACGGTAGATTATAATGGGTTCTTCTATCCACTGGATGCCATACTGGAGTGGAATAAGATGTATGGCCGTAAAGGGTTTGTGCAGTACCAGTTTGTACTGCCTATGGAAACCAGCCGCAAGGGGCTGGAAGACATCCTTAACCGTATCAATGCGAAGGGGCTTGGCTCATTTCTGGCCGTACTGAAGTTATTTGGTAAACAAGATAACCTCATCTCCTTTCCTATGGAGGGCTACACCCTTGCACTGGATTTTCCCGTACGCGATGGTCTTTTTCCCTTTTTGGACGAACTGGATAAGGTGGTGCATGACCTGGGAGGGCGTCTTTACCTTTCCAAAGATGCACGTATGAGTAAGGAAGCCTTTCTGCAGGGGTATCCGCGGGCTGAGGAGTTTATCCGGCTGGTAAAAAAATATAATCCGCAGAATACATATAATAGCATTCAAGCGAAACGACTCGGAATAACCACATGA